The DNA window CGCAATGGGCAATACCATTGCCTCCTGGGGTGGTTCGGGCCAGGGGCTACCGGGAAGTGCCCCCAAGCGTGTCCCCAAATCATGGATGACCTGGGGTTGGGCAGTCTGTGCAACCCAGGCGATCGGCCAGTGACTTGTGTCCTCCTGGGTCAGGTCAACCGGGTCAGGGCTGATGGAATTGTCTGAAGCCGATTCTGTACCACCACAAAGATGGGCAGACTTCCGATCCTGGTCAATCCAATAAAGGAGTGCAAATGGGATATCAATGGGGTTGGATCTGAGGGTTTCTGCCATCACCCCACAGGCTTCTTCCGTAGTCTTTGCGATGCCGGTTCTGGATGTCAATTCCCGCAGGAACCGAGTCCGACGATCGTTCAACACGCGGTAGGTTGTCTCACTGACCACATTAAAGACGCCATCGATCACACCTCCCTGACCCTGAATCGGGTTAAAGGTGTACTCGAAGAAGCACTCTTCTGTATATCCAAACCGATGCATGGATAACAATTCATCATTGTGAAAGGTTCCCTTGCCCGTTGCTAAAACACTTGCCAGTTCAGGACCAATATCGTCCCAAATCTCAGACCCAGACCTCGCAGCCGGGACGCCCTAATGCCCAGGGGTGCTTGTCACCTACGATCGGTCGCCAGGCATCGTTGTAGAGCAGTAAACAGTCCTGCCCCCAGTAGATGGCAATGGGAAAGCGGGAATTTAGACAAATACTTAGCACCGATCGCAGGCTTTGGGGCCAGGTTTCAACCGAACCAAGCTGGGTTTGCGACCAGTTAAGCGACCTCATCAGCATCGCCATCTCGCTGTCGCCAACAAAAATATCACTGGAGCGATCTGAATTTATCATGGGTTAAGTTTACCCACCCCAAATCGATATGCTAGTGTTTGGTGATTTAACGCTACTATCTATTGGATTTATTCATTTCGGGCTGCCAAAAGTGAGTGGAAGCCTGAGTTATTCTACTTAGGAACAAGAATTAAATAACATCGACTTTTGTAGGTTGGGTTTCGCGAACTCAACCCACCCCCCCGCAGATGTTGGGTTTCATACTTCAACCCAACCGACGCAGGTTATTTAATTCGCAATCCTTAGCAATTTTCTAGGATTATGAATATTAAATAGGTATCTTTCGACAATTTTTTAGCATTCAATCCAATCAGCCATCTGCCTCTGGAGTGAAACATTCCCCACAAAGCTTAATCAACACAACGGACTGTTCCATGCAGCCCCTGCACTGTAAAAGTTGGAACTCATGCAGGTTGCTAAAATCTTAGAGGTTTTATGCCGATGGAATCACAAGATGCGGCTTTAGTTAAACCCTCCGAGGTTTGCGTAAAGAGGTTTGCATCAATCCCCATAAAATAGAGTACACTTGAACCATTTCGGATTTTATTGATAATTAGCGATACAGTGGAAAGATTCTTTTGAGGAATGGAAATGGCACGGACAAACGGAGCGAAAACTGAACCGTCTATGCAGGAAACACCTGAACTGGTAGAAGTATTTGAAGAAACCGGAGTGACGGAAGCGGGACTTCAACGGGAAGGAAATTCTGAGGAAATTGAGGATTGCCTGGCTGCCCTAAAAACGTTGTTAAGTACAGTCGAGAAACTTCAGAAGGTACGGCAGGATGTGGGCGATATTAAACCCCTACTGGTCAGGATGCTGGATGGCGAGGTCTTGTCGGGTGAGGAACTGGAACAACTGAAGGTAGGCGTTGGTGGTCTATTTCGTTTGGTGCGAGCTTACAGCGATCACCAAACCGCACTGACGAAGGCTCAACCTGCCAGAACCCTACTTGATGAGGTGCTTAAGGTACGCAATTCCAATCCTTAGTGGAGGTTTTATCGGACGGTTGTCAGACTCCAGATAGAGTTTGCCAGAACTGGGGAAACGTGCAACTGAGTCAACCAGCAAAGCAGCCTCAAGGGTGGGGTTAATTGCTGGCTGTGCAGCAGTCTTTGAATAAGGGATTAGAACAGGCTATGCCAGGGAGTGGGCGAGGCTGGCAACCGCATCAATCAGATCATCTGGGCTCTGTTTCCCTGATTATAGGGTTCTAAAAACTCCTGTCTGCCCGTCAGCAAATACCCCCGAAATCCAGTTTCTATGTCCAGCAGTAGCTTCTGAAGCAGCATCGCTTTATGCTACTTAGTTTCGATCGCTCTCAGACCTGAACCGAAAAAACAGCATCGAATTAAACCGCTCTAAAGCCTGAACCGCTCGCATCGTCCAAACAACGTCTGCACCTGCTTCCTTGAGAATAAACAACACCAAATCTGCTATATCAATTTCATCCTCAATTAACAGCATGCGCACATCCGTTAAAGGTTGCCTGGTGAGAATTGTTTGTGTTTCACGAGTAGCGTTTTCTCGACCAGAATCATACTCCATTGTCCAGTCCCAACTTTGCTCTAATAAAACAGATCGGGTGGGATCATGGCATCAAACTTGGGGTGGATTGCATAGGGCACACAGGAAACTAAATCAAGATACACACAAACCAGAACACCGCGATCGGATAAACTATTAACCCGGCAGCTTTTTTTCCTACATATTTTGGAATTGCGCCATGATTGCGTAGGGTGCTGTGAGCGACAGCGTAACGCACCGCTAACCCACGCCTCGGTGCGTTACGGCGATGCCTAACAGCACCCTACAGCTCATGCTAGATCAAATATTGCCAGGTTAATATGCAGCTTGTTTCAATCTAGTAGGGGTAGATTCCCCGCCGCTCTGCGGCGAAGAAGACAAACTGCAATCCGAAGCTTCAGGTTCGGCAGCAGATCCTATTCCATACCCCGTCTGCTTGCAGCGGGGTTCATTGATTCCCTGTGAGGGATCTAGGGGTTTTGTGACGGTTGTGGTCGATGGGTCTTGAGCAGAAATCAGAAGTTTCAATCCCTGTGAGGGATTTAGGGGTTTTGTGACGTCATTCCAAGATTTGTTTAACCCAGACTTGGCAGTTTCAATCCCTGTGAGGGATTTAGGGGTTTTGTGACACCTGGCACTCCCATCTCCCCTCCTGCGATTCTTCATCGTTTCAATCCCTGTGAGGGATTTAGGGGTTTTGTGACTCGCGCATTCCTCAAAAATCAGACGGTTGAAATCAAGTTTCAATCCCTGTGAGGGATTTAGGGGTTTTGTGACCATTCGTCCATCCACTGAACCCGTTGCTCAAGCGGGTTTCAATCCCTGTGAGGGATTTAGGGGTTTTGTGACTTCAGAAACCATCACCCCTGAAGTACTTTTACCTGATGTTTCAATCCCTGTGAGGGATTTAGGGGTTTTGTGACTCCCGCATCAATGGCGATCGACGAACAACCCAGAAGTGGTTTCAATCCCTGTGAGGGATTTAGGGGTTTTGTGACGAGATAACGCCAACCTCTAAAGGTTTGTCGGTATCCTTGTTTCAATCCCTGTGAGGGATTTAGGGGTTTTGTGACCACCTCATCAGGTACAGGTACTCACTCGGTACTGCCTGTTTCAATCCCTGTGAGGGATTTAGGGGTTTTGTGACGTTCCACGTTCCACTTTGCGATACAGGTAGGTTTGTTAGAGTTTCAATCCCTGTGAGGGATTTAGGGGTTTTGTGACATCACTATCGGCTCGCAAGCTTTACAGCACAGTCGTTTCAATCCCTGTGAGGGATTTAGGGGTTTTGTGACATCGGAAAGTTTACGTTTATGTCTACGTCAGGCCTATTTCAATCCCTGTGAGGGATTTAGGGGTTTTGTGACCCGTTCCGATTATCCCGGTCGAGATTCCGATTGAAGTTTCAATCCCTGTGAGGGATTTAGGGGTTTTGTGACGCTCAACTTTGAGCATCCGTACCCGGAAACTAAAAAGGTTTCAATCCCTGTGAGGGATTTAGGGGTTTTGTGACCGGAGCGGGCAAAGCACCTAGGCCGTCTGTTTCAAGTTTCAATCCCTGTGAGGGATTTAGGGGTTTTGTGACGGATTTTGAAAGTACTCGTTATAGCTTTCAAAACGAGTTTCAATCCCTGTGAGGGATTTAGGGGTTTTGTGACGGGGATACTTTCAGTTGCCGTATGTCGAACGCTTCTGTTTCAATCCCTGTGAGGGATTTAGGGGTTTTGTGACCTTAGAAGGGTTGACGCTTGCCAATAATTCAGGCAGCCCGGTTTCAATCCCTGTGAGGGATTTAGGGGTTTTGTGACGTTAGCAAAAATTTTGTTGAATGGATAGTAACTAGGTTTCAATCCCTGTGAGGGATTTAGGGGTTTTGTGACGTACATTGCCAAAAATATACGACCGACCGTAGCAGGTTTCAATCCCTGTGAGGGATTTAGGGGTTTTGTGACCTGAATCAGATAAATGGCGCGCAGGGCTTTATATCGTTTCAATCCCTGTGAGGGATTTAGGGGTTTTGTGACCCCCAGAGCTTCTGACACACAGAGTTTTTTCACGTGTTTCAATCCCTGTGAGGGATTTAGGGGTTTTGTGACAGTCTTCTTCAGACTTGAACGTTGAGGTATGGGAGGTTTCAATCCCTGTGAGGGATTTAGGGGTTTTGTGACATCTGTTTGGTGGGGGCTTTCCATCCATCAGATCGCGGTTTCAATCCCTGTGAGGGATTTAGGGGTTTTGTGACACCTAAATACCATCGAGGTTCAGCCGTTCCACTTTTGTTTCAATCCCTGTGAGGGATTTAGGGGTTTTGTGACCTTAATAGGTTGACGGCACCTGTCAGGAGTTCTAGTTTCAATCCCTGTGAGGGATTTAGGGGTTTTGTGACTTCCGGCTTGAAGGCTGAAGCACAGGTAGAGCTGGGTTTCAATCCCTGTGAGGGATTTAGGGGTTTTGTGACTATCCCCAGTGAGTGATCGACCCCTGTTTTAGTCTGTTTCAATCCCTGTGAGGGATTTAGGGGTTTTGTGACGGTTTAGATCGAACCAATATAAGACTGATTAACGGTAGTTTCAATCCCTGTGAGGGATTTAGGGGTTTTGTGACGCATCTCCCCCTGACGATTGCGAATTTCCTTGCGGATCAGTTTCAATCCCTGTGAGGGATTTAGGGGTTTTGTGACCTTAAACCCACCTTTATATTCTTCCCCTTCGGTTTTGTTTCAATCCCTGTGAGGGATTTAGGGGTTTTGTGACCCAAATCCAAAATAATCATCAACCTTGTCGGGGATGTTTCAATCCCTGTGAGGGATTTAGGGGTTTTGTGACAGCGGTATGTGAGGAGTTGCAGAAGGTAGGGTAGAGTTTCAATCCCTGTGAGGGATTTAGGGGTTTTGTGACTACTCAAGAAATGCGGGTATCGGCTTGCCGGGAAAAGTTTCAATCCCTGTGAGGGATTTAGGGGTTTTGTGACGGCGGCAGAAGTCGATGAACAGCGATGAAATGTTTGTTTCAATCCCTGTGAGGGATTTAGGGGTTTTGTGACGGAAAAACCCCTGAAGCGACACTAGACCAAATTGAGCAAGTTTCAATCCCTGTGAGGGATTTAGGGGTTTTGTGACGAAATAGTTGAACCATTTGATTCTCCAAATAATCAAGTTTCAATCCCTGTGAGGGATTTAGGGGTTTTGTGACAAGCGGCTAAACAGCGACGGGCGCGACAAACCGATGTTTCAATCCCTGTGAGGGATTTAGGGGTTTTGTGACATTCAAAAACATTTGTCGGTTCGGAACTTTCCATGTTTCAATCCCTGTGAGGGATTTAGGGGTTTTGTGACCATGCACTCGCGCTACAATACGTCTTGCTTTAGCCCGTTTCAATCCCTGTGAGGGATTTAGGGGTTTTGTGACCGCAGGCGGGTGCGACTGGAGAATTAGTAAAATCAAGTTTCAATCCCTGTGAGGGATTTAGGGGTTTTGTGACATTATCGTTGTGCGTTTGACCAGGCTGGCATTCCTGTTTCAATCCCTGTGAGGGATTTAGGGGTTTTGTGACTTGAGGATGAAGGGCGGAAGTATAAAGTCTTCCAGTTTCAATCCCTGTGAGGGATTTAGGGGTTTTGTGGCTTCTTAGCTCATCCGCCTTTCGTTGAATATTATCTGTTTCAATCCCTGTGAGGGATTTAGGGGTTTTGTGACCCCAGATTTATTGGGCAGGTCTCCCATACCGACACGTTTCAATCCCTGTGAGGGATTTAGGGGTTTTGTGACACACTGGAAAAAGATGGCATTGAAGGTGTCGATACGTTTCAATCCCTGTGAGGGATTTAGGGGTTTTGTGACAAGATGAAATCCTTGCAGAACTTGAGGATCGCAGAGTTTCAATCCCTGTGAGGGATTTAGGGGTTTTGTGACTGAAGCTGACGATAAATGGCGCGCAGGGCTTTATGTTTCAATCCCTGTGAGGGATTTAGGGGTTTTGTGACTTTTTCCGGGTAGTCAGGCAATTGTTTTGTTAAGCGTTTCAATCCCTGTGAGGGATTTAGGGGTTTTGTGACTCGTGACCGACAAGTGGACAAAGGTAATCCAGAAGTTTCAATCCCTGTGAGGGATTTAGGGGTTTTGTGACTCGATCCTCGATCAACTGCTGTTGCTGCTTGATTTGGTTTCAATCCCTGTGAGGGATTTAGGGGTTTTGTGACACCGCGACAGGTGGTGGTGTTAAGTATCGAGTAGGGTTTCAATCCCTGTGAGGGATTTAGGGGTTTTGTGACGGATTGGTTCACCGGGCTAAAAGATTCGGTTTTGGTTTCAATCCCTGTGAGGGATTTAGGGGGTTTGTGACGTTCATCCTGATGAAGATGAGATCCTCTTCCCTGCCGTTTCAATCCCTGTGAGGGATTTAGGGGTTTTGTGACAATGGTTTGCTGTTGCTGGCAGAGTAAAGAATGCTGTTTCAATCCCTGTGAGGGATTTAGGGGTTTTGTGACCTCGTCAAATACGATCGTCCCACTGCCGCTAACTGGTTTCAATCCCTGTGAGGGATTTAGGGGTTTTGTGACACGATGGGCTGATGGGGGCATTGTCTAGTGAGATTGCTGTTTCAATCCCTGTGAGGGATTTAGGGGTTTTGTGACAAACTCAGTTATCCACCCGGAAAAACCAGAAGAAAGTTTCAATCCCTGTGAGGGATTTAGGGGTTTTGTGACCCCCCTGCTGCTGTTTGGTTGCATCTACCTGTTATCCAGTTTCAATCCCTGTGAGGGATTTAGGGGTTTTGTGACACCTTCAACCCTCAGAAGTCGGGTCCCTTCACCCGTTTCAATCCCTGTGAGGGATTTAGGGGTTTTGTGACGAAGTGGATTCAGCACGTTATCAGCCGGAAGCGGTATCGTTTCAATCCCTGTGAGGGATTTAGGGGTTTTGTGACGCAAAATCTTGCGGCTGTCTTCGTATAGAGCTTAGGTTTCAATCCCTGTGAGGGATTTAGGGGTTTTGTGACCCTCTAGCGCCCGTAACTGCTGGGTGAACTCAACGTTTCAATCCCTGTGAGGGATTTAGGGGTTTTGTGACGGCGGGAACCTGGAAGTATGGATATATGTGGTTTTCAAGGTTCAATAGCGCGGATCGGTTTGATCATAGCATTTATACCCGTGAGACTTCAAGAAGCTGACCAAAGGATTTAAGCCAGATTCTAATCCGGGTAACCGTTTGAGCACTTGCGCGGATCGAGATTCGCTCCACGATCGCTGTAAGTCCTGATTTATCAGGTGATCAAGCGGTTCAAACTGGGTTTTGTTCACAAACACCTCCCCATCCGCGCATCAAACCAAAAAGATCGAATCATCCCGAACTGGCTCTCCCCCAATGCCTTCAATTTTGGCATAGCAGCCATGAAAACTGCCCACCCTCTCCTCTCAGTTATGAGGTAGCTCATATTGTTTGTGTCAGCTATTTGGCAGAGTGGGGTTATTGACACGAGCGAAAAGGGGCAAAACAATGGCTCGACCAACCGTCAATTTTGAGACCGCAACGAGACATCAGGTGATGGCAGCAGCCGGGAAGACGATTCTGCGATCGGGGGGTAAGGTGGCGACCCAACAACTCTTTCGGTGGGCTGGATTGCAACCCGGAGAGATGGTTTTGGAACTGGCTGCCAGTTTTGGACAGA is part of the Kovacikia minuta CCNUW1 genome and encodes:
- a CDS encoding CHASE3 domain-containing protein, whose protein sequence is MLLQKLLLDIETGFRGYLLTGRQEFLEPYNQGNRAQMI
- a CDS encoding response regulator, which translates into the protein MEYDSGRENATRETQTILTRQPLTDVRMLLIEDEIDIADLVLFILKEAGADVVWTMRAVQALERFNSMLFFRFRSESDRN